One segment of Candidatus Nitrospira nitrosa DNA contains the following:
- a CDS encoding HEAT repeat domain-containing protein — protein MQYLFRIVVPILLSAVVLSLLESAGLAYREYFTSEQRTQLEKVQTVLVDVLTLTDKGTTDSTPLIDTIVQRLTEVGYSAVRSAGQAHDVVVRVKCEQRKTWEGTAVTGGDADLPDAPSRLWKGPACQLTYLLGGMKIKWQKEVRTAFEDAVVAAQAAQEPDAGRYAMTKLQEALEKYEFPLLLAAEWGHSDRLLKLLDSPDTSQARKLKIISLLGEMQADDAMPKLKEALKDRDLAKQALAAIGNLGRDGIPLLVEMMNTSPQLEVQAAAAKSLGQLGGLHGDASVVLPLLAKLQDPKTDWTVLTEVGWALGKIPDKRSIQPLYDLDKKLQAIRDPDNVTLKRLKEAVFWAIKQCDTWDQYS, from the coding sequence ATGCAGTATCTATTCCGTATTGTTGTACCAATACTCCTATCCGCTGTTGTATTGAGCCTGCTTGAGTCTGCGGGATTGGCCTACCGCGAGTACTTTACATCTGAACAACGAACTCAACTGGAGAAGGTTCAGACTGTGCTCGTCGACGTTCTGACCCTCACCGACAAAGGCACAACGGATTCCACCCCCCTCATCGACACCATCGTTCAACGGTTGACTGAAGTGGGCTACTCAGCCGTTCGAAGTGCCGGGCAGGCTCATGACGTCGTCGTTCGCGTGAAATGCGAACAACGCAAGACCTGGGAAGGCACGGCCGTGACGGGTGGGGATGCAGACCTTCCTGATGCCCCATCTCGGCTCTGGAAAGGACCGGCCTGTCAACTGACCTACCTGCTCGGAGGCATGAAGATCAAGTGGCAGAAAGAAGTACGCACTGCATTTGAAGATGCCGTGGTTGCCGCCCAGGCAGCACAGGAACCGGATGCTGGTCGTTACGCGATGACGAAGCTACAGGAAGCCTTGGAGAAGTATGAGTTTCCCCTCTTGCTGGCGGCGGAATGGGGTCACTCGGATCGACTACTCAAGTTGCTTGATTCTCCGGATACCAGCCAAGCCAGGAAGCTGAAAATCATATCGCTGCTTGGCGAAATGCAGGCCGATGACGCGATGCCGAAGTTGAAGGAAGCGCTCAAAGACCGCGATCTGGCCAAACAAGCTCTCGCAGCAATCGGCAACCTCGGCAGAGACGGCATCCCCCTGCTTGTTGAGATGATGAACACCTCACCTCAGCTGGAGGTGCAGGCCGCAGCAGCAAAATCCTTGGGACAGCTCGGCGGCCTTCATGGTGACGCATCGGTCGTCCTGCCCTTACTGGCAAAACTGCAAGATCCAAAGACAGACTGGACGGTCTTGACGGAGGTGGGCTGGGCTCTCGGCAAGATCCCGGACAAACGCTCGATCCAACCGCTCTACGATCTGGACAAAAAGCTCCAGGCCATTCGTGATCCCGACAACGTGACGCTCAAGAGGCTGAAGGAAGCGGTATTCTGGGCGATCAAGCAATGCGACACGTGGGATCAGTACAGCTAA
- the atpH gene encoding ATP synthase F1 subunit delta: MIKTTVARRYAQALFELLDQSSIEVTRNALDSLGQALKESDQLRHVVASPAFSVEEKISVLQGLAERLGCVQTGQAFLGQLVKKSRVGFLPEIAVAFGKLVDQAKGTQPVTVSSATALPTTEQERIKARLRDTLKREVDVTFQTDASHLAGLQIRIGSTVVDSTVQGRLRDLHVVLTRE; this comes from the coding sequence GTGATTAAAACAACAGTTGCGCGACGTTACGCACAGGCACTCTTCGAACTTCTTGACCAATCCAGCATCGAAGTGACGCGAAATGCTCTCGATAGCCTGGGACAGGCTCTGAAGGAGTCTGACCAGCTTCGACATGTCGTGGCGTCACCGGCGTTTAGTGTTGAGGAAAAGATCTCAGTGCTGCAGGGGTTGGCTGAGCGATTGGGATGTGTACAAACTGGTCAGGCCTTCCTGGGGCAATTGGTGAAGAAGAGCCGAGTCGGCTTCTTGCCCGAGATTGCTGTGGCGTTTGGAAAACTGGTTGATCAGGCAAAGGGCACTCAGCCGGTGACGGTGTCGTCGGCGACGGCACTGCCCACTACGGAACAAGAGCGGATTAAAGCGCGGCTACGGGACACACTCAAACGCGAAGTGGATGTCACGTTTCAGACCGACGCGAGTCATCTTGCCGGGCTGCAGATCCGTATCGGCAGCACGGTGGTCGACAGCACTGTCCAGGGTCGCCTGCGCGACCTGCACGTGGTGTTGACACGAGAATAA